The nucleotide window aataaccaaAGCCATGCCTATCTTCTTTTGCAGTGCTCTGCAGGACAAGGTCGAAGGTACCCTGGACAGCTTCGTGAAGGAAGCCAAGGAGGGACTGAACAGTGCCGGCAGCGCCATAACCAACGCGCACCAAGCGTGTGATGCTGCGGTGGCAGCCTTTAATTCAGCCCAGGCTGATGtaagttatcatcatcatcatcatcattccagggcgtTGTCACTCATTtcgaggaacccctcccttgaccGACTCCAGTCTTTTCTAAGTCCAGCAGATattggccatgtagggcccagtTGTTTAGCTATTGGGCCGCCCTCGTCGTCTCCTCCACTCCACTAGGTGTCATCTCAGTGGCTCTTATCATCCACCTGTTGTCCTGTAGCCTGGCTACATGTCAGACTGCCCTGTGGTGTTTTGCTGTGTTGACAGCATTGACCATGTCAGTTACTCCTGTCTGTACTCGGATCCAGGAAATAATCTAACACATTCTGTGTTTGAATTAGATATGATAACGCATGTGTTTGATGTTTGCCATGTGTCTATGCCATGGCTATGTTTTATATGAACATATTGGCCAAAAAGGCACCCATCTATCTATTCATCAAAAACTAGAAGTAGAAAAATACTGTGCAATAGTTTATTCTACTTCGTTGAAATAAACTGGCCCTGCATCATCTATTACAGGTTGACAGTGCACAACTTGACTTTGACAACGCTGTGGCAAGTTTGGAAGGTGCAACACAGGACGTGGAAAATGAACAAGCGAAGTTCGACAGCGCTATAGCTGATCTGGAGGAACAGCAGCGAAACTGCCAGTTCCGTGACTGTGAATGGTGTAAGGCATTCTTTATATTTACATAGCTTGGCATTTATGTACAGTGGCACTTCATGTCTAACTATCAAACTACTACATCACCAATCATGTAGACCCAGAATCATGTACTTGCAAACAGCATGGAGTCAATTATATGAATTCATATCCAGTAAAATTGTCACTACCATAAGTATTGCATGTTGTGATTACTTACTACAGATGAATAAGTAGTCTTCTAACCATTGAGGTAGAGGTTTAAGTAGTAGCCAATTTTGATGTATAGATAGTAAGAAAATAGCTGAATTTAGTCTATTTACCTATTGTTGAATTGTAGGGGATGCTCCGTGCCATGCCATCAATGCTGGGCTAGCGGTGTGCCAAGCTGCTCTTGAGGTAAGGTCAATCATGCAACTTTGGTGACCAACTAGATAACTTTAAGTGGGGCGATTAAAGCTTAACTGTAAACAGACTGACAAAATGACCTATCCTATATTTTTCAACCAAAGCCACATACACAATCTTACTAACATCACTACTGTGTTGTTTGGCACTACGGAATGTTTGTATGGAGATACCAAGTGATATgtttttcttatacatgtatcagtgcTATTCCATTCCAATAAGCAGCTTCGTCTTGGTAGTCCTAAGAAAATGTTTAATTTCAATGCAGCTCTACAATTATAGTATGTAGTGATTCCAAACTTATATGCATGCTCACACTGCAAACTAGATTGCCAAGGGGACGGTAGAAGCAACCAAACAGACGCTAGACGTTGCCAATGTTGCCGTCACCGCTGCTGAGACAGTGGTGGACAGCAGCCGCTTGGCTCTTGACGCTGCAAATGCTGTTTTGGAGGAAACAAAAGTCTCAGTGCACGATTCGTGCGAGTGAGTCGAAATACTCTCGTGGGTTTCGTGGATTAATCCACACCTTCCCAGTAGCACAGAATAAACACTATGCTGAGCCTATGCCTTGTGTTAAGATCTAAAACTGATGTCAGGCTGGTAAAGTTCTTATAATGTACAGGACTTTTCGATTTGATCCAACCGTGGTCACCTGTATGCAGTGACAATTGCATCAATCCTCTAAATGAtttttaacgttatatacaggtttgactgtacttgagTATACTTTCAGTATTCATAACTAGATGGAGTGATGACAGGCATTGTGTCAATGGAAAGGATATTTTTCACGCCTTCCAATAATATTACCAAGACGCGGTGGATTTGACAACCCCTACATATATGGTCTCAATACGACTATTGAACCTTtactattttatttttttcagtattGGCGTCGCCGCTGCCGAAGAGACACTGGTTGCCACACAGGAGAGCAACGCATTTGGCATCGGAGTGGCAGAGAAAGTGGGTGAAGCCCTGCACAGCCTCGTGACGGAGGCCACAGAGGCATTGGACAGTGCCCGCAATGACGTCAGCATCGCCCAGCAAGCATGTGACGCCGCAAGGGCAGTCTTCAATTCTGCATATGCTGACGTGAGTTTTCGGATTTTACCAGCATACAAAAACTGAATTAATGTCAATGTTACAGACACAATTATGTGCATCTGTTGAAGCCACGCTATCATCTATTCCTATTCATCAACGACAATTAACAAAAGAAACTTAAACACTGTACATTGCTCAGAATGCTTTATAAACCAAGACCTGATTGTTTATCGTTTATCACAGGCTGGCAGTGCACGACTTGACTTTGACAACGCGGTTGTGATTTTGGAGGGTGCAATACAGGACGTGGCGAATGAACAAGCGAAGTTCGACAACGCTGTAGCGAACCTGAATGCACAGCAGCAAAACTGCCAGTCTCGGGACTGCGAATGGTGTAAGCTTATCTCAGAATTCATCTTCAGCACCACTTCTTGTTCAACTATCAAACTAGAATATCATTACAGCACCAATCATGCACAACCTTGTACTTTTAAACGCCTTGAAGTAAATTAtacaaattcatgacatgaaatgttTAAATAGATAATATTGATGACATGGTGTGATTGGGTGGCATATAAAACATTAATTCTACATGTGCAGGTGAAAGAGCCGTATTCCGACGGTAAGTTTTTTTGTAACAGCCAATGTTGATGCATTAGTTCTGTCATATACGAgtcattcatattcataattcaGATACGAGTCTAAATTCTGTTGGATTCCAGTTGATGTTGCGTGCCAAGCCGAACTTGCAGCGTGCCAGGCTGCTTTAGAGGTAAGGTCAATTATGCGATATTGACAAGTGAAATTAATTTTatctatttgcaagttcttgcccgagggctaattgcgatatgaaacaatgcataggaAAAGACAAAGTTAACAAGTTAACAAAAGTGACAAGTGGGACAAGTGACTTTCTACATTGTAAGAACGACTACTGAATACAATCTAGTAAGCATTTTGGGTTTGACCTCTTTCACCCCCATGAAACtccttatgggccgtacccggtcttatgggccgtacccggtaaaattatgggccgtacccggtcttatgggccgta belongs to Branchiostoma lanceolatum isolate klBraLanc5 chromosome 15, klBraLanc5.hap2, whole genome shotgun sequence and includes:
- the LOC136421036 gene encoding uncharacterized protein; the protein is MWERAFFISRSYGSCPYDFGWLVLAEGNACTWEQTPLNQRPYILFSRETTNVNWNDEANVGIADRMVIYIETELLPGGTFTGTFQDVLFSALQDKVEGTLDSFVKEAKEGLNSAGSAITNAHQACDAAVAAFNSAQADVDSAQLDFDNAVASLEGATQDVENEQAKFDSAIADLEEQQRNCQFRDCEWWDAPCHAINAGLAVCQAALEVRSIMQLW